A window of the Plasmodium vivax chromosome 12, whole genome shotgun sequence genome harbors these coding sequences:
- a CDS encoding ribose-phosphate pyrophosphokinase, putative (encoded by transcript PVX_116490A): MIYKIYNNYSRKLYEHRDKFMKYFASKNEPVNIYHDKFQKSVYFVYGNANYNNFNEYPIVLNQERQRHNGRSHAKAKTILFANILGLSVASKKDENLENKDISIKKNEFSLINNKGRMSTNSKDTHNLEADSMHPGRNKKKSKDDKYEYYQELSEYSNMQIFSSNSHHELANEICSNLGIGLGRAYVGKYSDGEIALQIMDEVRGRDIYIIHSTPAGGKDIHSRLMELFLFVSALRRSSAKKVTAVIPYLNYSRQTKQLDDFNYVHSLGAPEIAILLQACGVDAIISVDLHNPRIEGFSTDEKLFQPHLMNINPQSLAVEYFKKKKLQNPVIVSIDNDGAERTKEFWIRMKKHSLNAGFTTIVSSSYNEMNSREGHPNDDGSESKTTSSNKYLNLFSQDRRKNSNTTPPVKNVENKNINQITPNFEKEKFTIVGDIKGCDCILVDDILDTGEKSKKVAALLKSAGASKIYLYATHAILSDGCIEKINESCIDEVVTTNTIHIPSNICCEKLHILSVAKLVAEGIKRVQNEPSQNALEDFSDGEVVLKEK, encoded by the coding sequence atgatttacaaaatttataacaaCTACTCCCGGAAGCTTTACGAACACAGAGATAAATTCATGAAATATTTTGCTTCTAAAAATGAACCTGTAAACATTTATCATGATAAATTTCAGAAGAGTGTATATTTCGTGTATGGAAATGCAAACTACAACAATTTCAATGAATACCCAATAGTTCTGAACCAAGAAAGGCAAAGGCACAATGGGAGGAGTCATGCGAAAGCCAAAACTATTTTATTCGCAAATATATTGGGCCTAAGTGTGGCTTCAAAGAAAGatgaaaatttagaaaataaagacataagtattaaaaaaaatgaatttagtttaataaataataaaggcAGAATGTCTACAAATTCGAAGGACACTCACAATTTGGAAGCAGACTCTATGCACCCAGGAaggaataagaaaaaatcaaaagatgataaatatgaatattacCAAGAATTAAGTGAATATAGTAACATGCAAATATTCTCTAGCAATAGCCACCATGAATTGGCCAATGAAATATGTTCCAacttagggataggcttaggCAGAGCTTATGTCGGAAAATATAGTGATGGAGAAATAGCCCTCCAAATAATGGATGAAGTTAGAGGTAgagatatttatataattcattcTACCCCAGCGGGTGGTAAAGATATTCACTCCCGTTTAATGGAATTGTTTTTATTCGTTTCTGCATTAAGGAGATCTTCTGCAAAAAAGGTTACCGCCGTTATACCGTACCTAAATTACTCCAGACAAACTAAGCAATTGGATGATTTCAATTATGTCCATTCTCTGGGAGCACCTGAAATAGCTATACTATTGCAAGCATGTGGTGTTGATGCAATTATTTCAGTTGATTTACATAATCCACGAATTGAGGGGTTTTCCACGGACGAAAAACTTTTCCAACCCCATCTTATGAATATTAATCCCCAATCCTTAGCTGtggaatattttaaaaaaaaaaaacttcaaaacCCAGTTATTGTTTCGATTGACAATGATGGAGCAGAAAGGACAAAGGAATTCTGGATTCGAATGAAAAAGCATTCTCTTAATGCCGGGTTTACAACGATTGTTTCCAGCTCATATAACGAAATGAACAGTAGGGAGGGGCATCCAAATGATGATGGAAGTGAAAGCAAAACCACGTCtagtaataaatatttgaatCTGTTTAGTCAAgatagaagaaaaaatagcaataCCACACCCCCCGTGAAGaatgtagaaaataaaaatataaatcagATAACTccaaattttgaaaaggagaaatttaCCATAGTTGGAGATATCAAAGGGTGTGACTGCATTTTAGTGGATGATATTCTGGACACTGGCGAAAAATCTAAAAAAGTTGCAGCTCTTTTGAAAAGTGCTGGAGCTAGCAAAATATATCTTTATGCTACTCATGCTATCTTATCAGACGGATGCATTGAAAAGATTAACGAATCCTGTATAGATGAAGTTGTAACAACGAACACTATACATATTCCAAGCAATATATGTTGTGAAAAACTGCACATTTTGTCAGTTGCCAAATTAGTGGCTGAAGGAATAAAAAGAGTTCAGAACGAACCATCACAAAATGCACTGGAAGATTTCTCAGATGGAGAAGTAGtattgaaggaaaaataa
- a CDS encoding mRNA decay protein, putative (encoded by transcript PVX_116495A): MYSSVRPYKILQKVKRNDNNSNSNSNNNSNSNSNSSSIRNPPNEAKKEPTEREDSGKKKPVEKKKKYEDLKYYECNRKSLSTKSQEAEGRDKITKYNNKTNQHADNNHVKKLQSEKVLKKKEDMLVTLLKKEQSSVHNKKIIIRHLPPTLSEDNFFESFPSNLKDELDYYYYVNGCVPKNQGGDITHSRMYLSFKDDLKTKEFIKTQHGKFFYDSNGGKFKAMVSFAPYQTIIHKNKLDEMNNTLESDAYFLKCCEEMNNPQEPVKKDDDNADLSNVIKEDGVILPPLVVALRKKLKNKKLK; encoded by the coding sequence atgtattCGAGCGTAAGACCGTACAAAATATTACaaaaggtgaaaaggaaCGACAATAATAGTAATAGcaatagtaataataatagcaaTAGTAACAGTAACAGTAGCAGCATCAGAAACCCCCCCAATGAGGCAAAGAAAGAACCGACAGAACGGGAAGatagtggcaaaaaaaaacccgtcgagaagaaaaaaaaatacgaagaCCTAAAATACTACGAATGTAATAGAAAATCGCTCAGCACGAAGAGTCAAGAAGCAGAAGGCCGtgataaaataacaaagtataataataaaacgAACCAACATGCAGACAATAAccatgttaaaaaattgcaaagcgaaaaggtattaaaaaaaaaagaagatatgCTGGTAACTTTACTGAAGAAGGAACAATCCTCtgtacataataaaaaaatcatcattCGACATTTACCACCAACTTTAAGtgaagataatttttttgaatccTTCCCAAGTAACCTCAAAGATGAATTAGATTATTACTACTATGTTAACGGATGTGTACCAAAAAATCAGGGGGGTGATATAACACATTCTCGAATGTACTTATCCTTTAAGGATGATTTGAAGACAAaggaatttataaaaacacaaCATGGGAAATTCTTTTACGATTCCAATGGTGGTAAGTTCAAAGCCATGGTGTCCTTCGCGCCGTACCAGACCAtaatacacaaaaataagTTGGATGAAATGAACAACACCTTAGAATCAGatgcctattttttaaaatgctgcGAAGAAATGAACAACCCGCAGGAGCCTGTTAAGAAGGATGACGATAACGCTGACCTAAGCAATGTGATTAAAGAAGACGGGGTAATTTTACCCCCCCTAGTTGTGGCattgagaaaaaaactgaagaataaaaaattgaaatag
- a CDS encoding hypothetical protein, conserved (encoded by transcript PVX_116500A) has translation MKVLLRSRTRRGVTPLTCIFLPTQRAKRKRKKFAQLAGFAGLAEFAAFAEFAKLAKGAREPFFRIHHFSLIIQPSPAKMTKKISKMNKHICIYGGSFDPITHAHEMVLAEVSSLDWVDEIWVVLCRCRNDKHLTEFQHRHNMFSLIMNNNSPKMLKNKIFLKDIECKETTTPTYDLLKMQKEKYPNYTFYFTIGSDLLNDIFFWDNGEKLVAENNFIIVERGNFKIDENVLKKFPSYYLIKIENMSFINYISSSDARKMLSQKNNSEDLQKYIHPVIINYIKEHDLYDNNSA, from the exons atgAAAGTTCTTCTACGCAGTAGAACTCGTCGCGGCGTCACACCTCTCACTTGCATCTTCCTGCCCACCCAGCGCGccaaacgaaaaagaaaaaaattcgcgcAATTAGCGGGATTTGCGGGATTAGCTGAATTTGCGGCATTTGCggaatttgcaaaattagcAAAAGGAGCAAGAGAGCCCTTCTTCCGGATACACCACTTCTCCCTCATCATACAGCCCAGTCCAGCAAAGATgactaaaaaaatttctaag ATGAACAAACACATCTGTATCTATGGAGGCTCCTTCGATCCAATTACTCATGCGCACGAAATGGTCCTCGCAGAAGTCAGCAGCCTAGACTGGGTAGACGAAATATGGGTGGTCCTCTGCAGGTGTCGAAATGATAAGCACCTAACGGAATTCCAGCATAGACATAATATGTTCTCCCTAATCATGAATAATAATTCACCAaagatgttaaaaaataaaatttttctaaaagATATTGAATGTAAAGAAACCACCACTCCAACTTATGATTTGCTCAAgatgcaaaaggaaaaatacccaaattatacattttactTTACCATTGGATCTGATTTACtgaatgatatttttttttgggataATGGAGAAAAGCTAGTTGCAGAAAATAACTTCATAATAGTCGAACGGGGGAATTTTAAAATCGATGAAAATGTGCTGAAGAAATTCCCAAGCTactatttaataaaaattgaaaacatgtcttttattaattatatttcttcaaGTGACGCCAGGAAGATGTTATCCCAAAAGAATAACTCGGAAGATCTGCAGAAGTATATCCACCCggttattataaattacataaagGAACATGACTTGTATGATAACAACTCCGCGTAG
- a CDS encoding hypothetical protein, conserved (encoded by transcript PVX_116505A) has product MFCCSKNILDTVEKRRRGYGMYTEKKPNDEGNELISICDNKVSIVNILRRGNESTCKAKQEKSETVKKTPPVCKSNVLKYYEANILKEKSSKGTSLTDVKKNEEAEKKKGDTRKSHHDKHKKDVIKHKHEVDEFSHLNTKHKFKALKEIQRQLKDCIKEQEFSIHDDILFLNIYRLTHKKMYSLLDRKRKSAGHYNCNEVLDMILNGKLHKNSLIKRKSEAQYVYLKEKINEIHFLKNMELQYYLKIKKNIPSMKSKFEENYTKENSLFLEFSEALLAEKVKSLKRFFVSPYCKNIVEIVLIPKQKNRNSFYGHHKIFADLFVTKHISVYFYHLIEKKMERHNLAGRTGPIHLRIKLKTNYPQAIKTIFRYIYDRNLNLHELDFKLLVSVYMECVHLKIPSIVDDVTEVISQKATFDNIIGVLGLASTFKQIATPLFSDFARVISDSGGYLFAKNYHYLLDSETYSHFLRSDNLIVNEMRLFIESVKFIIKKNCDMKEQKLIFQSIRFSLLSREHLHEIYQYMRNCFEDILHSKYDETNFICMRYRHSKLRIKGECPNSDHGEALNAASAERKEIAQIAQIAQGEKADGVKAKEDVATAGRPPKLSFSEEIKHLNEFYKIINKEAFEPPYFSKKKKEISVKGLTICMNNIYNILFDHIFQKMGNQKEVKERCRIWKENKNFLCVNDFTNEKYSFQLIKKKGNTDKYAFTHGDERLISECKLVYQIVQSKESNISIGVILKRKELNSLSSQQNCKIPMALLQCSDQLVIYFDFFVNDFYACNVDSSSSALMNRTKLNIHAHENKLQNGDMIIYSVAVINQALEIDISILPKGISFSFSFALLKPTIFGGQVIRKPFIHVAPFFALKDALDSISVPTVKF; this is encoded by the exons atgttctgcTGTTCGAAAAACATACTAGACACGGTagagaagaggaggaggggcTATGGGATGTACACGGAAAAGAAGCCAAACGATGAGGGAAATGAATTAATATCAATATGTGACAATAAAGTGTCCATCGTGAACATTTTAAGAAGAGGAAATGAGTCGACGTGCAAGGCAAAGCAAGAGAAGAGCGAGACCGTTAAGAAGACACCACCAGTGTGCAAATCCAATGTGCTCAAATATTATGAGGCgaacattttgaaggaaaaaagctCCAAGGGGACATCCCTTacagatgtaaaaaaaaacgaagaagcggaaaaaaaaaaaggagatacACGCAAGTCACACCATGATAAGCATAAGAAGGATGTCATTAAGCACAAGCACGAGGTGGATGAGTTTTCTCATTTGAACACGAAGCACAAATTTAAGGCTTTGAAGGAAATACAGAGGCAGCTGAAGGATTGCATAAAGGAGCAGGAGTTTAGCATCCACGACGATATTTTGTTCTTGAACATATACAGGCTGACCCACAAGAAAATGTACTCCCTGCTGgacaggaaaaggaagagcgcG GGCCACTACAACTGCAACGAAGTCCTGGACATGATACTAAACGGGAAGCTGCACAAAAACAGCCTAATTAAGCGAAAATCGGAGGCGCAGTATGTATAcctaaaggaaaaaatcaacgaaattcattttttaaaaaatatggagcTACAGTACTATctcaaaattaagaaaaacatACCCTCCATGAAAtccaaatttgaagaaaactACACGAAGGAAAACTCCCTATTTCTCGAATTCAGCGAAGCGTTATTAGCAGAAAAGGTAAAGTCCCTAAAACGCTTCTTCGTTTCTCCCTACTGTAAAAACATTGTAGAAATAGTTTTAATACCAAAGCAGAAGAACAGAAACTCCTTTTATGGGCACCACAAAATTTTCGCCGACCTGTTTGTAACAAAACATATTTccgtatatttttatcacctcattgagaaaaaaatggaaaggcaTAATTTGGCAGGGAGGACAGGGCCCATACATTTAAGAATAAAATTGAAGACAAACTACCCCCAAGCGATAAAGACCATTTTCAGGTACATATACGACAGGAATTTGAACCTGCACGAATTGGATTTTAAATTGTTGGTGAGTGTTTACATGGAGTGTGTTCATTTGAAAATTCCCAGCATCGTGGATGACGTGACTGAGGTGATTTCGCAGAAGGCCACCTTCGACAATATCATTGGGGTGCTGGGGCTGGCCTCCACCTTCAAGCAGATCGCCACTCCCCTGTTCAGCGACTTCGCGCGAGTCATTTCGGACTCGGGGGGGTACCTCTTCGCGA AAAACTACCACTACCTGCTGGACAGCGAAACGTACAGCCACTTCCTCCGCAGCGACAACCTCATCGTGAACGAAATGAGGCTGTTCATCGAATCTGTGAAGTTCATAATCAAGAAGAACTGCGACATGAAGGAACAAAAGTTAATTTTCCAAAGCATCCGATTTAGCCTCCTATCAAGGGAACACCTCCACGAAATTTACCAGTACATGAGGAACTGCTTTGAAGACATTTTACATAGCAAGTACGACGAGACGAATTTCATCTGCATGAGGTACCGGCACTCCAAGTTGAGGATAAAGGGGGAGTGCCCAAACAGTGACCACGGGGAAGCGTTAAATGCGGCAAGTGCTGAACGAAAAGAAATTGCTCAAATTGCTCAAATTGCtcagggggaaaaagcagATGGTGTTAAGGCAAAGGAAGACGTGGCGACTGCTGGAAGACCCCCCAAGTTGTCATTCTCCGAAGAAATAAAGCACTTAAacgaattttacaaaataataaataaagaagcTTTTGAACCCCCGTACTTTagtaagaagaagaaagaaatatcCGTTAAGGGACTAACCATTTGTATGaacaatatttataacatcCTTTTTGAtcatattttccaaaaaatgggaaatcaAAAAGAGGTAAAGGAGAGGTGCAGGATatggaaggaaaataaaaactttttgTGTGTAAACGATTTTACCAATGAGAAGTACTCCTTccaattaattaaaaaaaagggaaatacaGACAAATATGCGTTTACGCATGGCGACGAAAGGTTAATAAGTGAATGTAAATTGGTGTACCAAATTGTACAAAGCAAAGAGAGTAATATCTCCATCGGagtcattttaaaaaggaaggaattAAACAGTTTATCCTCTCAACAGAATTGTAAAATCCCAATGGCTTTACTCCAATGTAGTGATCAGCTggtcatttattttgatttttttgtaaatgatTTTTACGCGTGTAATGTTGACAGTAGCAGCTCCGCCTTAATGAACAGGACCAAGCTGAACATACATGCgcatgaaaataaattgcaaaatggggatatGATTATTTACAGCGTGGCCGTTATAAATCAAGCCCTCGAAATTGACATCAGCATATTACCAAAGGGCATcagcttttccttctcctttgcgCTGCTGAAACCGACCATTTTCGGGGGGCAGGTCATAAGGAAGCCCTTCATCCACGTGGCGCCCTTCTTCGCCCTCAAGGATGCCTTAGACTCCATTTCGGTGCCCACCGTAAAGTTTTAA
- a CDS encoding hypothetical protein, conserved (encoded by transcript PVX_116510A) encodes MSGGDVNKLISQDMQCEDTYKEDKIKIANRLIKNFSLLKELNLLSTIKSEHKGGKVTNGYTQDISYDGENIIYAKKYLLNFLQLKEEEKRKTKCNAKSSQQNFLSENHITLINDTLHENDLSLSTYTEKIIKCDEHNNFNIFNSEVMVKHVHVPTYDVVNLSTHSEKTAQMLTGLIKSYNDSLSLIKLQQSVINDFVFYTHSLMRSKQRLTRKNERLVKAHPGKNHSVEAHAVKDHPVKDPPADLTVPPCRQGSLPSIYKAQIDLYRRHINHLYEENDHLKEHLKQAQGGPND; translated from the coding sequence ATGAGCGGCGGCGATGTAAACAAACTGATCAGCCAAGATATGCAGTGCGAAGATACCTACAAGgaagacaaaataaaaattgccaacaggctgattaaaaatttctcCCTCCTGAAAGaattaaatttgttaagCACCATCAAGAGTGAACACAAAGGAGGGAAAGTTACAAATGGCTACACACAGGACATATCGTATGATggtgaaaatataatttatgcaaaaaaatacctcctcaattttttgcagttaaaagaggaagaaaagagaaaaacaaaatgcaaCGCAAAATCGTCCcagcaaaattttttgagTGAAAATCACATAACCCTTATTAATGACACATTGCACGAAAATGATTTGTCCCTTTCTACATacacagaaaaaattataaagtgCGATGAGCATaacaattttaacatttttaacagcGAAGTGATGGTGAAGCATGTCCACGTGCCAACATATGATGTGGTGAATCTCTCTACCCACTCGGAAAAAACGGCGCAAATGCTAACTGGGTTAATTAAGAGCTACAATGACTCTTTAAGTTTAATTAAGCTGCAACAAAGTGTGATTAACGACTTTGTCTTTTACACACACAGTTTGATGAGGAGCAAGCAGAGGCTCACTAGGAAGAATGAACGTTTGGTCAAGGCCCACCCGGGTAAGAACCACTCGGTTGAGGCCCACGCGGTTAAGGACCACCCGGTTAAGGATCCCCCGGCGGATCTAACAGTGCCGCCCTGCAGACAAGGAAGCCTCCCCTCCATTTACAAAGCGCAAATTGACCTATACAGAAGGCACATCAACCACCTGTATGAGGAAAATGACCACTTGAAAGAGCACCTGAAACAAGCGCAAGGTGGGCCCAACGACTAA